The following coding sequences are from one Epilithonimonas vandammei window:
- the murA gene encoding UDP-N-acetylglucosamine 1-carboxyvinyltransferase has product MSGAFEIRGGKKLSGDITPQGAKNEALQILCAVLLTEDEVRISNIPDIKDVNKLIEILQDLNVKVTKNGKGDYTFKADEVNFDYIKSKEFKKDGAKLRGSVMILGPMLARFGEAYMPTPGGDKIGRRRLDTHFQGFVELGAEFVFDEEDQYYSLKAKELNGKFILLEEASVTGTANIVMAAVLAKGKTRIYNAACEPYLQQLCKMLNRMGANITGIGSNLLTIDGVDKLHGTEHTMLPDMVEIGSWIGLAAMTKSEITIKNVNWNQLGVIPNTFRKLGIELEQRGDDIYIPSQEHYKVQKFIDGSILTVSDAPWPGFTPDLLSIILVVATQAKGSVLIHQKMFESRLFFVDKLIDMGAQIILCDPHRATVIGLNQETPLRGTSMVSPDIRAGNALLIAALSAEGKSVIQNIEQIDRGYENIDERLRAIGADIRRIEI; this is encoded by the coding sequence ATGAGCGGAGCTTTCGAAATAAGAGGAGGAAAAAAATTAAGTGGTGACATCACCCCACAAGGTGCGAAAAATGAAGCTTTGCAGATACTCTGTGCGGTTCTTCTGACTGAGGATGAGGTGCGGATCAGTAATATTCCGGATATCAAAGATGTCAATAAATTGATAGAGATTCTTCAGGATTTAAATGTGAAGGTGACTAAAAACGGAAAAGGCGATTATACGTTTAAAGCTGATGAAGTTAATTTCGATTATATCAAATCCAAAGAGTTCAAAAAAGACGGTGCAAAACTGAGAGGCTCGGTTATGATTCTCGGACCTATGCTGGCGAGATTTGGCGAAGCTTATATGCCAACGCCAGGTGGAGACAAAATCGGGAGAAGACGTCTAGATACGCATTTCCAGGGTTTTGTAGAACTGGGGGCAGAATTTGTTTTTGACGAAGAAGATCAATATTATTCCCTGAAAGCTAAAGAGCTGAACGGAAAATTTATCTTATTGGAAGAAGCTTCTGTAACGGGAACAGCAAACATCGTAATGGCAGCTGTTTTAGCAAAAGGAAAAACAAGAATCTACAACGCCGCGTGCGAGCCTTATCTGCAGCAACTTTGCAAAATGCTGAACCGAATGGGTGCTAATATTACCGGCATCGGCTCTAATCTGCTCACTATCGACGGTGTAGATAAATTGCATGGAACAGAGCATACAATGCTACCGGATATGGTGGAGATAGGTTCTTGGATTGGCCTTGCTGCTATGACAAAATCTGAAATCACTATTAAAAATGTTAATTGGAACCAACTTGGTGTGATCCCAAATACATTTAGAAAACTTGGAATAGAACTGGAACAGAGAGGCGACGATATATACATTCCTTCTCAGGAACACTACAAGGTTCAGAAGTTTATTGACGGATCCATTCTTACGGTTTCCGATGCGCCTTGGCCCGGATTCACCCCAGATTTATTATCAATTATTTTGGTTGTAGCTACACAGGCAAAAGGTTCTGTTCTCATTCACCAAAAAATGTTTGAGAGCCGTCTATTTTTTGTAGATAAACTTATTGATATGGGCGCTCAGATCATTCTCTGTGACCCGCACAGAGCAACGGTCATCGGATTGAATCAAGAAACGCCGTTGAGAGGCACGTCTATGGTTTCTCCTGATATACGAGCTGGAAATGCGCTACTGATTGCGGCACTTTCCGCAGAAGGAAAATCAGTGATTCAAAATATCGAACAAATCGACCGTGGTTATGAAAATATCGATGAGAGATTGAGAGCAATTGGCGCAGACATCAGAAGGATTGAAATCTAA
- a CDS encoding DUF4290 domain-containing protein, translating to MEYNTDRTQLIMPEYGRNIQQLVEHCKTLPTKEERNEMALAIVEFMGQRNPHLRDEENYKHKLWDHLFILADYDLDVDSPYTIVTKEELAEKPRRMDYPSFDNDYKFYGKSILQLIEMAIKLNEGDEKDALIQVIANNMKKSYNVYNKEHVSDDVIFRHLKDLSDNQLDLTGLDSLDKSKIYYTTSRSQNNNRNQNNRNQNNNNNKRKNNFQNHKNKRR from the coding sequence ATGGAATATAATACCGACAGAACACAGCTAATAATGCCTGAATACGGGCGCAATATACAGCAATTGGTAGAGCACTGCAAAACGCTTCCCACTAAGGAAGAACGTAATGAAATGGCGCTTGCAATTGTAGAATTTATGGGTCAGCGAAACCCGCATCTTCGCGATGAAGAAAACTATAAACACAAACTTTGGGATCATCTTTTTATTTTGGCAGATTATGATCTGGATGTAGATTCGCCTTACACTATTGTTACCAAGGAGGAATTGGCAGAAAAACCGAGAAGAATGGACTACCCTTCTTTTGATAATGATTACAAATTCTATGGTAAAAGTATTCTTCAACTGATAGAAATGGCAATCAAATTGAATGAGGGTGATGAGAAAGATGCACTGATCCAGGTCATTGCTAATAATATGAAGAAGTCCTACAATGTTTATAACAAAGAGCACGTGAGTGATGATGTTATTTTCCGGCATCTGAAGGATCTGTCTGACAATCAGCTGGATCTCACTGGGCTGGACTCACTGGACAAAAGTAAAATCTATTATACCACCAGCAGAAGCCAAAACAATAACCGAAACCAAAATAATAGAAACCAAAACAATAACAATAATAAAAGGAAAAATAACTTCCAAAACCATAAAAACAAAAGAAGATAA
- a CDS encoding tetratricopeptide repeat protein yields MLSWVSVYSQTITIDNSLESNQKIENTIRQYRDFGKDTLRLKSYLAPLLHSSDKKLQSVYYSLLANGLSEAIDKVNLQSDHYYKKSIETAKVTHHPGLEVWALVNYAFYLYNYSKVTEALQIYMDADQKINKTETSQLIFPSLCYKNLGYFFGTIGDTKEAISYLKNAEKYAQPHSRELASIKDNIAYYLITINQFSAAEKYLQEALDISFKIKDYERYAKALGNYGRLNHMQKNHAAAIQYYKDDLKFSKQAKAAKNTMFAHIELSKVLFDNNQIAEAKAYLNEAINYARSKFYYMKFEKEIQELNLKIAIREKNVPQELFARRRLDVLEDSLAHLDSQKNLDRNNILAQKERYASKLSLANAQYEKEQLKTRAFIVIATLLLLLLLLIVFINKKQEKNRKNEYEKKVLQLQLDKVESEQKLDNAHITLASLNTYLTEKNLQIENLNKEISIAKTQSSFSILEKRERKLQSLLDSHLMTNDNWQKFKSAFQNEQKDFYNQLISDFPDFTESNLRIILLSKLGLSNQDVSSLLGVTIDAVKKAKQRLKKKIGSDYNSILEEL; encoded by the coding sequence ATGTTGTCTTGGGTTTCAGTCTATTCCCAAACTATCACTATAGACAATAGTCTAGAAAGTAACCAAAAGATAGAAAACACCATTCGGCAGTATCGAGATTTTGGGAAAGATACCCTGAGGCTCAAGTCTTATCTCGCGCCACTACTGCATTCTTCTGACAAAAAACTGCAGTCTGTTTATTATAGCCTGCTTGCCAACGGGCTGTCCGAAGCCATTGATAAAGTTAATCTTCAAAGTGACCATTACTATAAAAAATCCATAGAAACCGCTAAAGTCACCCATCATCCTGGATTAGAAGTTTGGGCACTGGTTAACTATGCCTTCTATCTTTATAATTACTCCAAAGTAACAGAAGCGCTCCAAATCTATATGGATGCGGATCAAAAAATAAATAAAACCGAGACCTCCCAACTGATTTTTCCTAGCTTATGTTATAAAAATCTGGGATACTTTTTCGGAACAATTGGCGATACTAAAGAAGCCATCAGCTATCTTAAAAATGCAGAGAAATATGCCCAGCCCCATTCCCGAGAATTAGCCTCTATCAAAGATAATATCGCTTATTACCTGATCACTATCAATCAGTTTTCTGCAGCAGAAAAATACCTCCAGGAGGCTTTGGATATTTCCTTTAAAATAAAGGATTATGAACGCTATGCCAAAGCTTTGGGAAATTACGGACGGCTAAACCACATGCAAAAAAACCACGCTGCTGCTATACAATATTATAAAGATGATTTAAAATTTTCCAAACAAGCCAAAGCAGCTAAGAACACGATGTTTGCCCACATAGAGCTGAGCAAAGTCTTGTTTGATAACAACCAAATTGCAGAAGCAAAAGCCTATCTTAATGAGGCAATCAATTATGCCCGATCGAAGTTTTATTATATGAAATTCGAAAAGGAAATTCAGGAACTGAATCTTAAAATTGCCATTCGAGAAAAAAACGTCCCTCAGGAATTGTTTGCAAGGAGAAGATTGGATGTTCTGGAAGACTCCTTAGCCCATTTGGACAGCCAGAAGAATCTGGACCGCAATAATATCCTGGCTCAAAAAGAACGGTATGCGAGCAAACTGAGCCTTGCTAATGCCCAATACGAAAAGGAACAACTGAAAACCAGAGCCTTCATCGTGATTGCGACTTTGCTTTTGCTATTATTACTCTTGATTGTTTTCATCAATAAAAAACAGGAGAAAAACAGAAAAAATGAATACGAGAAAAAGGTTCTTCAGCTGCAGTTGGATAAGGTAGAATCAGAACAGAAACTGGATAATGCACATATTACTCTGGCGTCTCTGAACACCTACCTTACAGAAAAAAACCTGCAGATAGAAAACCTCAACAAAGAAATCTCAATCGCCAAAACGCAGTCTTCCTTCTCTATTTTGGAAAAGAGGGAGCGAAAGCTTCAGTCACTTTTGGACTCACACTTGATGACGAATGACAACTGGCAAAAATTCAAGAGCGCATTCCAAAATGAGCAAAAGGATTTTTACAATCAATTGATTTCGGATTTTCCGGATTTTACAGAATCCAACCTTAGAATTATTCTTCTTTCAAAATTGGGATTATCCAATCAGGATGTTTCATCGCTGCTTGGTGTTACTATAGATGCTGTCAAAAAAGCCAAACAACGACTCAAGAAAAAAATTGGCTCAGATTATAATTCTATTTTGGAAGAGTTATAA